GTGCCGCCCTCGTAGGTGCCGTCCTCCTTCTCACCGCCGGTGTGCACCTTCACATGGATGTGGCAGGTGCGCGGGATGTACCAGCCCGGGAAGATCGTCTCGAACTTCACAACCCCGTTGGCGTTCGCGATCTGGTAGCCGCGCAGGTAGGTGTTGTCGTTCGCGGTCGAGCCGTCCTCGCTCTCCGCGGGGGCGGAGCCGCCGGGGTTGGCGGTGGTGTAGCCGGAGTAGTAGCCCCAGGCGTCGCAGTGCCAGATCTCCACGGCCGCTCCCTTGACCGGGGTGCAGCCGTCGGTGGCGTCCACGACGGTCAGTCGCAGGGTGAGCGGGACACCGCTCTTGCCCTCGGTGATGTCCTTTCTGACCAGGGCGCCGTCGAGGTAGTACGGGCCTTCGGTGACGCTCGACATGAGCGTCATGCACGCGCCGGTGCTCGTCGCCGAGGCGGTGGCCGTCGCCTCGGTGGTGTCGGTGGTGTCGGCGAAGGCCGACTGGTACCCGGTGACGGCGAGCCCGCCCGCCGCGACCGTTCCGCCGGTCACCGCGATGGCGCGGCGCCGGGTGATGCCGGAGTTCCTGTGGTTTCCCGTCATGGCCGGGACCGTAGGAATCCTGTCCGTCAGGACCTTGAGGGGACGCTGTGCGCAACCTGAGGATGCTGAAAAGCTGAAGTCTCCGGTTCACACCGCCATCAGCGGTGCGTCTTTCCTCCACTTGAGGATCTTGTCGAAGCTCACCACGGCGCCACGGCCCGGTTTGTTGCCGATCTGGACGTGGTCGGCGAGTTCGCGGATGAGACAGAGGCCGCGGCCGCTCTCCGCCTCCATGGGCGTGGGGCGGGGCGGCCGCACGGGCGGGAAGCCGGGGCCGGAGTCGGTGACTTCGATACGGCACTTCTCGCCGTCGAGGTAGGCGGTGACCCGGTACGCCGCCGAGGAGTCCGGCAGCCCGCTCTCCCCGCCGTGCTCCACTGCGTTGGCGCAGGCCTCGCTGAGGGCGAGGGAGAGATCGTAGGAGACGTCCGGGTCGACGCCCGCGGTCTCCATGGTGCCGAGCAGCAGGCGCCGGGCGAGCGGAACGCTCGCAGCCTCGCGCCGCAGATGGAGTGACCACCAGATGCTCATGCTCCAGCCTCCTGGCCGCGGCTCGACATACCGTTACGTATTGCCGCGCACGCCCCGGAGTAAGCACATCGTTGACGTGATGCCGCCCATACGGGGGATGCGCCGGTGGCAATGACCGGTGTATGTGGGGCAGCCCGGGTCAGAAGTGACCTTCCGGTCGTACACCCCCTACGTCATCTTGTGGACCTGCCGTATGGCGCTCATAAGCCCAGTGCGATGATGAGCCCGCCATGACTGCCCCCCACGCGCGTTCCGGAGGGGATCTCCGGGTTCTGCGGGCCGCGGTGTTCGCCGCGGTCTGCGTCGTGCTGGCCGCGGCCGGCCACTCGATCGCCTCCTGCGCCACGGTGCCGCTGTGGACGCTCGGTGCGGCGTTCGTCGGGGCCGTGCTCGTCGTGGCACCTCTTGCCGGGCGCGAGCGCTCACTGGCGGGGATCGCGACGCTGTTGGCGGTCGGACAGACCGTGCTGCATGTGCTCTTCGGGCTCGGGCAGCACGGCACGACGGCGATGTCGTCGTCCATGTCGTCGATGTCGTCCGCTCAGTCGGCGTCCGACGCCACGCTGGTCCAGCAGGCCGCACGGCTGCTGTGCGGGACCACCGCCGCGGCGATCAGCCCGGCGCAGGCGCAGAAGATCCTCATCGACGCGCGGCTCCAGCCCGGGACGGGCACCACGGCGGTGCACCATTCCGCGGACGTCATGACCGGCTCCTCCGTCTGGCCGTCCCTGCCGATGGTCCTCGGGCACGTCCTCGCGGCCGTCGCCGCCGGGTGGCTGCTGCGGCACGGGGATCTGGCGCTGCTGCGGCTCGCCGAACTGTCCACATGCTCGGCGCATTCGGTCGCGGAAGGGGCGCTCGTACGGTCTCTGCGGGGGGCCCTCGCGCTGGTGCGCGCCCTGCGTGCGGGGCTGCCGGGGGCGCCCGAGGCCGGACCACGCGCCCCGCTGGCGGCGTCGCTCGTGCCGCCCCGACCGCGTACCGCGGCACTCCAGCACACGGTGATCAGGCGCGGTCCCCCGGCCGCCGCCGGACTCGTTCTCGCCGCCTGACGCGACGCGACCACCACTCCACAACTGAGGGACGTTCCTGAGGTGAGGGACGTTCCTGAGGGACGTGTGAAAGGGGCCGCCGTCGTGCGGCACGCGCGTGTACACACGCGTATCCCTCTTCACCGGAATCCCTTTCGAAGCGGAGTGCTGTTCATGAAGGCTTCTCGTCTCGCCGCCACCGGTGCCGTCGCCGCCACCGCCGTCATCGTCCTGTCCTCGCCCGCGTTCGCGCACGTCAGCGTGCAGGCCGAGGGCACCGCCGCCAAGGGCGGTTACGCGGTCGTGGACTTCAAGGTCCCCAAC
This portion of the Streptomyces canus genome encodes:
- a CDS encoding ATP-binding protein codes for the protein MSIWWSLHLRREAASVPLARRLLLGTMETAGVDPDVSYDLSLALSEACANAVEHGGESGLPDSSAAYRVTAYLDGEKCRIEVTDSGPGFPPVRPPRPTPMEAESGRGLCLIRELADHVQIGNKPGRGAVVSFDKILKWRKDAPLMAV
- a CDS encoding intradiol ring-cleavage dioxygenase; amino-acid sequence: MTGNHRNSGITRRRAIAVTGGTVAAGGLAVTGYQSAFADTTDTTEATATASATSTGACMTLMSSVTEGPYYLDGALVRKDITEGKSGVPLTLRLTVVDATDGCTPVKGAAVEIWHCDAWGYYSGYTTANPGGSAPAESEDGSTANDNTYLRGYQIANANGVVKFETIFPGWYIPRTCHIHVKVHTGGEKEDGTYEGGTVNYTGQLFFDDTIAGEIFALEPYSRHSGSYTTLDDDMVYDGGGAASGLLTLKAVHKADPSQGYKGSLSLAIDPDAENTGAGSGGGGTPPSGAPSGEPPSGAPSESASPSASASP